In Edaphobacter aggregans, the sequence AGCTTTCGGGATGGTTGAAGGATTCCGAATGGTGAGTCTCCGCTTGGCCTTCAATGTGCTGTCACTGATGGTAACTCGGGCAGTTGCCGGGGGATAGGAAATCGTGGTTGTGGCAAATCCCGGCGGATCTCTATTTGCTGATTGGGGCGACGAGTTCCATGGGTGAATACGTGAGGAGAGAGAGTGGAAATGGATTAAGCGATTGGCGCTTAGCCTGTCGCGGTCACCGGTGTGTGATCGATCTGCAATACATCCATCGGGCGTTTGGGCTGCAGTGTTGAGATCGCAACCGGACCAAGCAACTCTCGGGCTTTCTTGGACAATCGCAGGTCGAGCGTTTCGACCCGCTTACATACGGGGCGATCACCGACTCTTGCCTTAGAGCCACGAGCCAGTCCGAGTTCCAGTTTCGCGACTTTGCATCAAAATCCCAGAACAACTTTCACCTGAACCTCGCCTGGGCTTTTGGTGCAACAATTCGGGAATTTGGTACGGCGTGACAGTGCTGCTGCAATACTCACAAACGTTCTCCTTCGACGTGCCAGAGAACCCGCCTTATCCACGTTCGCCGAGGTCTTAGTCCAGAGAGTAATGGAAGAACATGGAACCGACGGGATCGAGGTGTTTACGACATCATTGATTCTCGCTGGAGTGCGCATACGGAGTATGCAAATCCTAGACTTTGTAGCTCAGGTCGTAAAGGCAGCGCAGGCTGTGGTTTCATCGGGATGTAGCGTTGTGTACTTCGTGATCCCGACCATGGTGAAGACCTTCTGGAAGTGGGCCGTCAGGCCGAAGGTCTGGATCGTTTGGCCGCGCTTGCTAGCAGCGATCATCATCTGGATGATGAGGGCTATGCCGCTGGAATTGAGGTACTCGACTCGCGAGAAATCAAGGAGAATGCGTTTTACGCTTTCGGGCAGACCCTGATACGTTCCGAGCACGGCCGCTTGCGAAGTGCTGGTGATGTCGCCGGCAAACCTGAGGACAGTAATAGGGCCTGTGCCGCAGGAAACTTCTTCCATCTTTACCTGTGTGCCTTGTTCCTGCATTGTGGCTCTCTCCTCGATCGCTTGGGTGGTTTGGTCTTGGGCGTCCGTCCTCTTGAGGTGGATGACCATGCGTGCGTAGCTGCCGGCGGAAGGTGAACTGACCCACTCGGCCTCATCGACGAGAGCCCGGATGAGAAACATGCCCATGCCGCGGGCGTCTTCTTCGCCCTGCATCTTCCTGTCGATGTCTGGGGCCGCCTTGGTTCCCTTGGGACCGCTCCCGGTGTCGAGAACCTTTACCTCCAGCGAATGAGCGTCCATCGAAAGAATGACGCTAACGCTGAGGGTTTCGTCCAGTTTGTTGCCATGCTCCATGGCGTTGATACAGGCCTCGGCGACGGCGGTCTTGAGATCCTCGACGCGTTCGTCGGCGAAGCCCATCAGTTTGGCGACACTAGCGGCTGTATTCATGGCAACTTTCTCGTAGCCGAGTCGTGAAGGCAGGCGAAGCTCGATGGTGCTTACGTTTTTCTCTAAAGTGTCAACCAATTCACTCTCCGTCATCTCTGTCGTAACAGTACGAGCGCGGTCATGTCATCCGACAGCCTGGGCTCGTCCGAGAAATCTCTCAAAGTGGCCCACAGCGATTCGAGAATACTCTCTGCGGTGACCGAGTTGCAGTTGCGAAAGGCCTGGAGAAGACGCTCACCGCCAAACTCCTCGTCGCCGCGACAAGCCTCAGTTAACCCGTCGGTGTAGATTAGCAACCGCGCACCCTTATCCAGCAGAAATTTCTCCGAGGTGTAGTTGGAGAGGGGGAAGATGCCCACCGGTCTGTCGGATGCTTCGATGTGGCGGACGTCGCCGGTCGCAGAAACCAGAAAGGCGGGATTATGGCCCGCGTTGACCACTTCGAGGGCGTTGGTCGCGGGGCTGAGCCGCGTGAGGAACGTCGTGACGTAACGGCGGCGGGCCTCAGGGCCTTCGTTGTAGTGCAGGAGGTTCATCCGAGTGGCCAAGTCGACAAGGGTCGTTTCGGAGCTGGCCATGGCACGGAAGGCTGAACGGAAGGACGTGCCAACCAGCGCGGAGGAGAGACCTTTTCCCGCTACGTCAGCGACAACGATGACAGTGTCACCTGACGGTAAGGGGACGATGTCGAAGTAGTCGCCGCCCACCTCGTAGCAGGTGACGGAATGTGCGGCGATGCTGTAGCCGGAGATCTCGGGCAT encodes:
- a CDS encoding ATP-binding protein, with protein sequence MTESELVDTLEKNVSTIELRLPSRLGYEKVAMNTAASVAKLMGFADERVEDLKTAVAEACINAMEHGNKLDETLSVSVILSMDAHSLEVKVLDTGSGPKGTKAAPDIDRKMQGEEDARGMGMFLIRALVDEAEWVSSPSAGSYARMVIHLKRTDAQDQTTQAIEERATMQEQGTQVKMEEVSCGTGPITVLRFAGDITSTSQAAVLGTYQGLPESVKRILLDFSRVEYLNSSGIALIIQMMIAASKRGQTIQTFGLTAHFQKVFTMVGITKYTTLHPDETTACAAFTT
- a CDS encoding PP2C family protein-serine/threonine phosphatase, whose amino-acid sequence is MELDETLFAQQQVIRLHALLEASRLIHSTIELDKVLVTVLKIVVRELEATGAFFTTFPHFYGEVPADFNDPKIREANDATGDSAKNRWVRFPLSDKAGQPFSELVAILPADRTLTLDEMDFLSSLAIQAAAAIENARFHERALEWRRVEADLAAARDIQRSLLPQQMPEISGYSIAAHSVTCYEVGGDYFDIVPLPSGDTVIVVADVAGKGLSSALVGTSFRSAFRAMASSETTLVDLATRMNLLHYNEGPEARRRYVTTFLTRLSPATNALEVVNAGHNPAFLVSATGDVRHIEASDRPVGIFPLSNYTSEKFLLDKGARLLIYTDGLTEACRGDEEFGGERLLQAFRNCNSVTAESILESLWATLRDFSDEPRLSDDMTALVLLRQR